In the Paenibacillus sp. FSL H7-0357 genome, one interval contains:
- a CDS encoding PqqD family protein: MPNLTSDTVLTLASNIVTRKEENSKYVVYNPATDELHVLSRLAYTILKLCEQPARVAEITGLVEESIPAFQCDQGRGEVNGLLQKLLKRGLLQAA; encoded by the coding sequence ATGCCAAATTTAACTTCGGATACGGTACTAACACTCGCATCCAATATTGTTACCCGCAAAGAGGAAAATAGCAAGTATGTGGTGTACAACCCGGCTACGGACGAGCTCCATGTGTTGTCACGTCTGGCCTATACCATATTGAAGCTGTGTGAGCAGCCCGCCCGGGTTGCCGAGATTACGGGGCTTGTTGAGGAATCCATTCCAGCCTTCCAGTGTGACCAGGGACGCGGGGAAGTGAACGGATTACTTCAGAAGCTATTGAAACGAGGCTTGCTCCAGGCAGCCTGA
- a CDS encoding radical SAM/SPASM domain-containing protein: MSNIAAIQDQFKAPFYLVWEITLLCNASCVHCYSGAGRRHPDELDAEEALSVVDQLAEAGVLLLGLSGGEALLRPDWMDIASRASSKGMMVSIGTNGAVIDDEMCRRIIEAGVSGICVSIDGATAEVHEQVRGVKGLYDKAVSAIETLVKHGINVTVGYTPTRLNFKDGRKVVELAARLGANGVNLSEFIPTGRGDQALALTPNELRDVIVEWISMQQEYAGKLKIYWHDCRVALMLPPEQAAQYIGCGAGYVTARITVNGDVTPCVTLPLTAGNLREQSFQDIWSYSPVLANIRDRTTRNEGNCGTCEHKFICGGCRSAALAYHNDASMGDPYCWVVPEAVQV, translated from the coding sequence ATGAGTAATATTGCAGCAATACAGGATCAGTTCAAAGCTCCGTTCTACCTGGTCTGGGAGATTACACTTTTGTGCAACGCCAGTTGTGTGCATTGCTATTCAGGCGCAGGCCGCCGGCACCCCGACGAATTAGACGCAGAAGAGGCTCTTTCCGTAGTCGATCAATTAGCTGAGGCCGGTGTCCTCCTGCTGGGACTCTCCGGAGGAGAAGCTCTGCTCAGGCCCGATTGGATGGACATAGCCTCCCGTGCTTCGTCGAAGGGGATGATGGTTTCGATCGGCACTAATGGAGCCGTGATTGATGATGAGATGTGCCGCCGGATCATCGAGGCAGGAGTGTCCGGGATTTGTGTCAGTATTGATGGAGCAACGGCGGAAGTGCATGAGCAGGTGCGCGGTGTCAAAGGACTGTATGACAAAGCTGTTAGCGCTATAGAAACATTAGTGAAGCATGGGATTAATGTAACTGTTGGGTATACGCCGACCCGGCTTAATTTCAAGGATGGCCGAAAGGTCGTAGAATTGGCCGCCCGACTCGGTGCAAATGGAGTGAATTTATCTGAGTTCATTCCCACAGGACGGGGAGATCAGGCATTGGCGCTTACGCCGAATGAGCTTCGTGATGTGATTGTGGAGTGGATATCCATGCAGCAGGAGTACGCCGGAAAGCTGAAGATATACTGGCATGACTGCCGTGTTGCACTGATGCTGCCGCCAGAGCAGGCAGCACAATATATAGGCTGTGGTGCAGGTTATGTTACCGCCCGTATCACGGTTAACGGTGATGTCACCCCTTGCGTGACTTTACCGCTCACAGCAGGCAATTTGCGTGAGCAGAGCTTCCAGGACATCTGGAGCTACTCGCCGGTCCTAGCGAATATACGGGACAGGACGACAAGAAACGAAGGAAATTGTGGCACTTGTGAGCATAAGTTTATCTGCGGAGGATGCCGCTCTGCGGCATTAGCCTATCATAATGATGCTTCAATGGGCGATCCTTATTGCTGGGTGGTTCCTGAAGCAGTTCAAGTGTAG
- a CDS encoding helix-turn-helix transcriptional regulator has translation MGELKAPFVTNVEDMSWIRRTSDCYFIIDETGKVLQWSAELGTLLGISATQAVGKACRSLDLFSDSTGNSLCKTCQVLSATKHMNNCNGSRRVFVQRGSVRVPFLKNIRASSYDKRLIWVTLEQAAIFSLMEKLTSQENKVLGLLSRGHTTQQIAIELHISYTTVRTHIRNLLSKLGVHNQKEAVSLFFAELLK, from the coding sequence ATGGGAGAGCTCAAAGCGCCTTTCGTAACCAATGTAGAGGATATGAGTTGGATCAGGCGCACTTCTGACTGCTATTTTATCATCGATGAGACGGGGAAAGTCTTACAATGGAGCGCGGAGCTTGGTACGCTGCTTGGTATTTCGGCCACACAAGCGGTCGGCAAGGCCTGCCGTTCCCTTGATCTCTTCAGTGATTCTACCGGGAACAGCCTCTGTAAAACCTGCCAGGTTCTAAGCGCTACAAAACATATGAACAATTGCAACGGATCACGCAGGGTATTTGTTCAACGTGGTTCGGTCCGGGTTCCTTTCCTGAAGAATATACGGGCCAGCAGCTACGATAAACGGTTAATCTGGGTGACCCTTGAACAGGCCGCGATTTTTTCCCTCATGGAAAAGCTGACTTCTCAAGAAAATAAAGTGCTGGGCCTATTATCCAGAGGCCATACAACGCAGCAGATTGCTATAGAGCTACACATTTCTTATACTACGGTACGAACCCATATCCGTAATCTTTTGAGCAAGCTTGGGGTACACAACCAAAAGGAAGCCGTTTCTCTCTTTTTTGCCGAGCTGCTTAAATAA
- a CDS encoding GyrI-like domain-containing protein, which translates to MNTYTTHKPKLIITGVAVRTTNAEETGPDGRLPQLWDTYFQSNLVSAAGVRNPQFLYSLYTDYESDVNGAYTVVIGHETDNEFVQDDNNHAIVEIPESKYIVFTAKKGPMYEVVPEAWREIWTYFKQSPEVRTYTGDFELYDSRNSDPANTEVQIYIAIK; encoded by the coding sequence ATGAACACTTATACGACCCACAAGCCCAAGCTGATCATTACTGGAGTGGCTGTACGTACAACAAACGCTGAAGAAACGGGACCGGACGGACGATTGCCACAACTTTGGGACACCTACTTTCAGAGCAATCTTGTTTCTGCCGCGGGGGTCAGAAATCCTCAATTCCTATACTCGTTGTATACGGATTATGAAAGCGACGTGAACGGAGCCTATACCGTTGTAATTGGACATGAAACAGACAATGAATTCGTCCAGGATGACAATAATCATGCGATTGTGGAAATACCCGAAAGTAAGTACATCGTATTCACGGCAAAGAAGGGACCTATGTATGAAGTGGTGCCTGAGGCGTGGCGGGAGATATGGACCTATTTCAAGCAATCGCCGGAGGTGAGAACCTATACGGGCGATTTTGAGCTTTATGATTCCAGGAATTCGGATCCAGCAAACACAGAAGTGCAGATTTATATAGCCATTAAATAG
- the helD gene encoding RNA polymerase recycling motor HelD encodes MISAEDWKQEQERLKQVMEKLQARITELEPEVAGLHDQVVDIRKLFWEEVTVNTSTSEDFEETFYSIRQQEALLSERERSQRLRAQQWKNMKRLLSSPYFGRIDFHEDGLNTAEQVYIGVSSFIDSDGMSFLVYDWRTPIASMYYDYSPGAAGYDTPGGAIAGLMQLKRQYQIRGDQLQNVFDTSLTIGDELLQQVLGKGADNQMKSIVATIQKEQNAIIRDDNSRMLIVQGAAGSGKTSAALQRVAYLLYKHRERLRADQIVLFSPNPMFNSYVSTVLPELGEENMQQTTFHEYLDYWLGRTFRLEDPFDQIEYVLEEQSDRGYEARLKGIQYKASVDFLQALQKYAQGLEGKGMRFISIRFRDRDLITAKQMESKFYSYDSSIRLSNRITLLQEWLLRELSLLEDKEREAFWVQEELDYLDNDQYAEVFNELHKDRGVFDFAEQYEEAREMQRGNRRLDEGDFDYAEREEALLRRMVVKEQFKPLKRSVKRMLFIDMIGLYIQFFEEENALAKMTNEAGISLLWPEICQQTKEKLSRSELFYEDATPYLYLKELIEGVRVNTEIRHVFVDEGQDYSMFQYEFLKKMFPRARMTVLGDFGQAIFAQATELHGEDSPLIGLYGESETSLFRLVRSYRSTREIVEFTKSLLPNAKEIVAFERKGRKPLLSQMGSGGQRAARIAEHLAALQAEGLVSIGIITKTAAESKAAYDLLTAQGCQGLKLVTKSTPNFEKGTLILPVYLAKGVEFDAVLIYDASSQTYHLESERKLFYTACTRAMHRLLLYTTGEWTPFLPASDKSLYEVEQIQ; translated from the coding sequence ATGATAAGTGCGGAGGATTGGAAGCAAGAACAGGAACGGCTGAAGCAGGTTATGGAAAAGCTGCAAGCGAGGATCACCGAACTGGAGCCGGAAGTGGCCGGGCTGCATGACCAAGTGGTGGACATCCGCAAGCTGTTTTGGGAAGAAGTGACTGTAAACACAAGCACTAGCGAAGATTTTGAAGAGACCTTCTACAGTATCAGGCAGCAGGAAGCTTTATTGTCCGAACGGGAGCGAAGCCAGCGGTTGCGCGCGCAGCAATGGAAAAACATGAAACGGCTGCTGTCCTCTCCCTACTTCGGACGCATCGATTTTCATGAGGATGGCTTGAACACTGCTGAGCAAGTCTACATCGGTGTGTCATCCTTCATTGACTCAGATGGCATGAGTTTTCTGGTGTACGACTGGCGTACTCCGATCGCTAGTATGTATTACGATTATTCACCGGGCGCGGCCGGATATGACACGCCGGGTGGAGCTATCGCTGGACTGATGCAGCTGAAGCGGCAGTATCAGATTCGCGGAGATCAACTGCAGAATGTGTTCGACACGAGCTTAACGATTGGCGATGAATTGCTGCAGCAGGTGCTTGGCAAGGGTGCGGACAATCAGATGAAGAGCATCGTCGCGACGATCCAGAAGGAACAGAATGCCATTATCCGCGATGACAACAGCCGGATGCTGATCGTGCAGGGGGCGGCTGGCAGCGGGAAAACCTCGGCTGCCCTGCAGCGGGTGGCGTACCTGCTGTATAAACACCGCGAACGGCTGAGGGCTGACCAAATTGTGCTATTCTCACCTAATCCGATGTTTAACAGTTATGTATCTACCGTTCTTCCTGAACTCGGTGAAGAGAACATGCAGCAGACGACCTTCCATGAATATCTCGATTACTGGCTTGGCAGGACGTTTCGTTTAGAGGATCCCTTTGACCAGATTGAATATGTGCTGGAAGAACAATCTGACCGCGGGTATGAAGCCCGGCTGAAAGGAATCCAATACAAGGCATCTGTGGACTTTCTTCAAGCGCTCCAGAAGTATGCGCAGGGGTTGGAGGGGAAGGGCATGCGATTCATAAGCATACGCTTCCGGGATCGCGATTTGATCACAGCTAAGCAAATGGAATCGAAATTTTACAGCTATGATTCTTCCATTCGCTTATCCAACCGCATCACTTTGCTGCAGGAGTGGCTGCTGCGTGAGCTTTCTCTGCTGGAAGACAAGGAACGTGAGGCGTTCTGGGTGCAGGAGGAGCTAGATTATCTTGACAACGATCAGTACGCCGAAGTGTTTAATGAACTGCATAAAGACAGGGGAGTGTTTGACTTTGCCGAACAATATGAAGAAGCCCGCGAAATGCAGCGCGGCAATCGGAGGCTGGACGAGGGCGATTTCGATTATGCTGAGCGGGAGGAAGCACTGCTGCGCCGGATGGTCGTGAAAGAGCAATTTAAACCGCTGAAGCGAAGTGTGAAGCGGATGTTGTTCATAGACATGATCGGGTTGTACATCCAGTTCTTTGAAGAAGAGAATGCTTTGGCGAAGATGACGAATGAAGCTGGAATTTCCCTGCTCTGGCCGGAAATCTGTCAGCAAACCAAGGAGAAGCTTAGCCGGTCCGAACTCTTCTATGAAGATGCGACACCGTACCTGTACCTGAAAGAGCTCATCGAGGGCGTTCGGGTGAACACGGAGATCCGGCATGTATTCGTCGATGAGGGTCAGGATTATTCGATGTTTCAGTATGAGTTCCTCAAAAAAATGTTTCCCCGTGCCCGCATGACGGTGCTTGGCGATTTCGGTCAGGCTATCTTTGCTCAGGCCACGGAACTGCACGGCGAAGATTCACCGCTCATCGGATTGTATGGCGAATCTGAAACGAGCTTATTCCGTCTGGTTCGCAGTTACCGGTCAACGCGTGAGATTGTGGAATTCACGAAGTCTTTATTGCCTAACGCCAAGGAGATTGTAGCCTTTGAACGCAAGGGCAGAAAACCGCTCCTCTCTCAGATGGGCAGCGGCGGGCAGCGGGCCGCAAGAATAGCTGAGCATCTTGCGGCGCTTCAGGCGGAAGGTTTGGTCTCCATCGGGATCATCACCAAGACAGCGGCCGAAAGCAAAGCTGCTTATGATCTCCTTACAGCTCAGGGATGCCAGGGGTTGAAGCTTGTGACGAAGAGTACGCCCAACTTTGAGAAGGGAACCCTGATCCTCCCCGTATATCTCGCCAAGGGCGTTGAATTCGATGCCGTTCTAATCTACGACGCATCTTCGCAGACGTATCATCTGGAGAGCGAGCGCAAGTTATTCTATACCGCATGCACGCGTGCTATGCACCGGCTTTTGCTCTACACAACGGGAGAGTGGACCCCATTCCTTCCGGCATCGGATAAGTCCTTGTATGAGGTAGAGCAAATTCAGTGA
- a CDS encoding glycerol dehydrogenase — translation MKRSVKSVTSPKKFIVGHHLLNELSTYTTTYGDHAYVICDEFILDRAAKEAGQSFEEAGQQSEFVKFNLQITQEEIDRHCEAVKKSGANVIVGIGGGKTLDTAKATAYYAHLPVVIFPTIASTDAPCTALSVIYKTDGSFDRYLFLPTNPDVVLADTSILASAPTRFFVAGIGDALATYFEARACYQKNGDNLVNLKPSLAGLGIAKMCYDTVLEYGLQAKIAVDHKVSTPAVEKTIEATIYLSGVGAESGGLAAAHAIHNGMTAVPSLHHAQHGEKVVFGLLTQLVLESAPKEEVETVINFIKEVGLPLTLKDLGLDQFREEEWRKVAEDACAEGDTMGNMPHPVTPDDVYQAIIAANALAEYYHN, via the coding sequence TTGAAACGATCGGTAAAATCAGTCACGTCCCCCAAGAAATTTATAGTAGGTCACCACTTATTAAACGAACTATCTACGTATACCACTACTTATGGTGACCATGCTTATGTAATTTGTGACGAATTCATTCTGGATCGTGCAGCGAAAGAGGCGGGTCAATCCTTTGAAGAAGCTGGACAGCAGAGTGAGTTCGTGAAATTTAATCTGCAAATTACTCAGGAAGAAATCGATAGGCATTGTGAAGCGGTTAAAAAATCAGGAGCTAATGTGATTGTGGGTATTGGCGGCGGGAAAACCTTAGATACTGCTAAAGCCACCGCTTATTATGCACATTTGCCTGTGGTTATCTTCCCAACCATCGCTTCAACCGATGCGCCCTGCACCGCACTTTCTGTCATCTACAAAACAGACGGCTCGTTTGACCGCTATCTGTTCCTGCCAACCAATCCGGATGTGGTCTTGGCAGATACAAGTATTTTAGCAAGTGCTCCAACCCGTTTTTTTGTCGCTGGAATTGGAGATGCGCTCGCCACCTATTTCGAAGCACGCGCCTGCTATCAGAAAAATGGTGATAATCTGGTCAATTTGAAACCCTCGCTTGCCGGATTAGGTATCGCCAAAATGTGCTATGACACTGTTCTGGAATATGGCCTTCAAGCGAAGATAGCCGTTGATCATAAAGTTTCCACTCCTGCCGTTGAAAAAACAATTGAAGCCACCATCTATTTAAGTGGTGTGGGGGCAGAATCCGGCGGTTTAGCCGCTGCTCATGCCATTCATAACGGAATGACCGCTGTCCCATCGCTGCATCATGCACAGCATGGCGAAAAAGTAGTGTTTGGTTTATTAACACAGCTTGTTTTAGAAAGTGCACCCAAAGAAGAAGTGGAAACGGTCATTAACTTCATCAAAGAAGTGGGCTTACCCTTAACATTAAAAGATCTCGGTCTGGATCAGTTTAGAGAGGAAGAATGGCGGAAAGTGGCGGAAGATGCATGTGCCGAAGGAGACACGATGGGCAATATGCCACATCCCGTAACTCCTGATGACGTATACCAGGCCATCATTGCGGCAAATGCATTGGCAGAATATTATCATAATTAA
- a CDS encoding ABC transporter ATP-binding protein has protein sequence MLTIKHFTKSYKGGKKAVNDLNLVVEQGDIYGFIGHNGAGKTTTIRAVVGVLDFEEGDIEIDGISIKKDPVACKARIAYIPDNPDLYDHLTGIQYLNFIGDLFSVSKADREQLIKKYSDAFQITVHLGDMISSYSHGMKQKLAIISALIHKPKLLVLDEPFVGLDPKAAHMLKTIMVELCSNGSAIFFSTHVLDVAEKLCNKIAIIKGGQLIAHGKTEEVKGENSLEALFMELIDND, from the coding sequence ATGCTTACAATCAAACATTTTACCAAAAGCTATAAGGGTGGTAAAAAGGCAGTAAATGACTTGAATTTGGTGGTGGAGCAAGGCGATATCTACGGCTTTATCGGACATAACGGAGCAGGTAAAACAACAACCATTCGGGCAGTAGTGGGCGTGCTTGATTTTGAAGAAGGGGATATTGAAATTGACGGTATCTCCATTAAAAAAGATCCGGTAGCGTGCAAGGCGAGGATTGCGTATATTCCGGATAACCCGGATTTGTATGATCATCTTACCGGCATTCAGTACTTGAATTTTATCGGTGATCTCTTTAGTGTATCCAAAGCGGATCGTGAGCAGCTTATTAAAAAATACAGCGATGCTTTTCAAATTACGGTCCATTTGGGTGATATGATCTCATCGTATTCCCATGGGATGAAGCAGAAGCTTGCGATTATCTCTGCACTTATTCATAAACCAAAGTTGTTGGTGTTAGACGAACCCTTTGTTGGCCTTGATCCAAAAGCCGCTCACATGCTAAAGACAATTATGGTAGAGCTGTGCAGCAACGGCAGTGCCATCTTCTTCTCCACGCATGTGCTGGATGTGGCAGAGAAGCTCTGCAATAAGATAGCGATCATAAAGGGGGGCCAATTAATAGCCCATGGCAAGACAGAAGAAGTAAAGGGCGAAAATAGCCTGGAAGCATTATTCATGGAGCTGATCGACAATGATTAA
- a CDS encoding amidohydrolase family protein, producing the protein MITAITNACIFDGENVIRATTVLIEGEQILSVGGEIPAHAVTIDAKGGTLLPGLIDAHVHTSVEGLRDALKFGVTTELEMMGGFTKNGREAQLQGIEDIADVRSAGMGVTPPGGHPDELMPGDGEIPDFVLKELEKMSEEDRNAMLAAHAHDHDHGEAAAVSNRDEALAFVGEQVREGADYIKIMIEEGTVLAAPGLPVLSQDILSAAVGEAHRYGKIAIAHVLTADSSRQAIEVGVDGLAHLFIDRPDNTSDLVRMIAEAGAFVTPCLVLNSSIIGNSAAELAKDHRVSSRLSPGWLDTLNASFHTYPQGSMEDNYRNVMDLHHAGVDILVGTDVSVPVPSLGGLAHGASVHHEMQLLVEAGFTPVEALQSATSKTARRFGLNDRGRIIQGARADLVLVDGDPTTTISDTLSIRRIWLRGIQKVEEV; encoded by the coding sequence ATGATTACAGCAATCACCAATGCGTGCATATTTGACGGCGAGAACGTGATCAGAGCCACGACGGTCCTGATTGAAGGCGAACAGATCCTATCGGTAGGCGGGGAAATACCGGCACATGCGGTCACCATTGATGCGAAAGGAGGGACTTTATTGCCGGGTCTGATCGATGCCCACGTTCACACTTCCGTAGAGGGCCTGCGTGACGCACTGAAATTCGGTGTGACGACTGAACTGGAAATGATGGGCGGGTTTACGAAAAACGGCCGCGAGGCACAGCTCCAGGGGATTGAGGATATTGCCGACGTGCGGTCTGCCGGAATGGGGGTCACACCTCCTGGAGGGCATCCCGATGAACTTATGCCTGGGGATGGGGAAATCCCGGATTTTGTACTGAAGGAATTGGAGAAAATGAGCGAGGAAGATCGCAACGCTATGCTGGCTGCTCATGCCCATGATCACGATCACGGAGAAGCGGCTGCGGTATCGAACAGGGACGAGGCGTTGGCATTTGTAGGCGAACAAGTCAGGGAGGGAGCCGACTATATTAAGATTATGATTGAGGAAGGGACGGTACTGGCCGCCCCCGGATTGCCTGTTTTAAGCCAAGATATTCTAAGTGCAGCCGTAGGGGAAGCACACCGGTACGGCAAGATTGCGATTGCCCATGTGTTGACTGCGGACTCCTCCCGGCAAGCCATCGAAGTCGGGGTCGATGGTCTGGCCCATTTATTCATCGACCGCCCGGACAATACTTCGGATCTGGTGAGAATGATCGCAGAGGCCGGTGCTTTCGTTACACCGTGTCTGGTCTTGAACTCCTCCATTATTGGTAACTCCGCAGCGGAATTGGCCAAGGATCACCGTGTGAGTTCCAGGCTCAGTCCGGGATGGTTGGATACGCTGAATGCCAGCTTCCATACCTACCCGCAAGGCAGCATGGAAGACAACTACCGGAATGTGATGGATCTTCATCATGCAGGTGTAGACATCCTGGTGGGTACGGATGTCTCCGTGCCGGTTCCATCGCTTGGCGGGCTTGCCCATGGCGCTAGTGTACACCATGAAATGCAGCTATTGGTGGAAGCGGGATTCACGCCCGTAGAAGCTCTTCAGTCCGCTACTTCAAAAACAGCCCGCCGGTTCGGCCTGAACGACCGCGGGCGTATCATTCAGGGGGCAAGAGCAGACTTGGTCTTGGTCGACGGCGACCCGACCACGACTATTTCCGATACGTTATCCATCCGTAGAATATGGCTGCGCGGCATTCAGAAAGTAGAAGAAGTGTGA
- a CDS encoding MarR family winged helix-turn-helix transcriptional regulator produces MTKQALLTPYSDLIREIGLKIRGMANVRLSELGLNAQQGQMMGYIFEHQDKGVIQKDLAERFNRKGATITSMLQGLEKKGYIKRVIPEDNERQKKIYLLQKGADLVEEFHDIFMEVERCVTQGLTEEESAAFLKLLIKVKDTL; encoded by the coding sequence ATGACGAAGCAAGCTTTGCTTACCCCCTACTCCGATTTAATCCGGGAGATTGGATTGAAAATCAGAGGTATGGCCAATGTCAGATTATCGGAACTGGGACTGAATGCGCAGCAAGGGCAGATGATGGGCTATATTTTTGAGCATCAGGACAAAGGTGTGATCCAGAAGGATTTGGCCGAGCGTTTCAACCGTAAGGGAGCCACCATCACCAGCATGCTTCAGGGGTTGGAGAAAAAAGGGTATATCAAGCGGGTGATTCCGGAAGATAATGAACGGCAGAAAAAAATATATTTATTGCAAAAAGGGGCCGACCTCGTCGAAGAATTCCACGATATATTCATGGAAGTAGAACGATGTGTTACCCAGGGCCTTACCGAAGAAGAAAGCGCGGCCTTCTTGAAGTTATTAATCAAAGTGAAAGACACCTTGTAG
- a CDS encoding YdeI/OmpD-associated family protein, translating into MAKTIVEKLNMHKFKKVAVLYRPENEDSLAGLAEHDTELTASSYDLIFAYVLNMESLQELVHKVIDHNYLNKGGYLFAAYPKKGNKVYSAYIHRDSLFEGVGADEDGYIGTSNLKFARMVGLNEVFTVVGFKEEARKNKDVSSKPSQRVDDYTSMIPAVEQDLTDSAEILAFYQSLTPGYRKDWARYIYSAVQEETREKRRAEMKKILGEGYKSIDIYRRDRP; encoded by the coding sequence ATGGCTAAAACAATTGTAGAAAAGTTAAATATGCACAAATTCAAAAAGGTTGCTGTATTGTACAGACCAGAGAATGAAGACAGTTTAGCGGGATTAGCAGAGCATGACACTGAATTAACAGCCAGCAGTTATGATCTGATTTTTGCTTATGTGCTCAATATGGAATCGCTACAGGAGCTCGTCCACAAAGTGATTGATCACAACTATTTAAATAAAGGAGGCTATTTGTTCGCCGCTTATCCCAAAAAAGGGAATAAGGTTTATTCGGCCTACATTCACAGAGACAGTCTTTTTGAAGGGGTAGGAGCCGATGAGGACGGTTATATTGGAACGAGCAACCTGAAGTTTGCACGTATGGTGGGCTTAAATGAGGTGTTTACCGTTGTCGGATTCAAAGAGGAGGCGCGGAAGAACAAGGATGTATCTTCAAAGCCAAGTCAACGTGTGGACGATTACACCTCTATGATCCCTGCTGTGGAGCAAGATCTGACGGATAGTGCGGAGATACTGGCTTTTTACCAATCCCTTACGCCCGGCTACCGAAAGGATTGGGCCCGTTATATATACAGCGCTGTACAAGAGGAGACTAGAGAAAAACGGCGGGCAGAAATGAAGAAGATTCTGGGTGAAGGGTATAAAAGCATCGATATTTACCGAAGAGACAGGCCGTAA
- a CDS encoding phytase — protein sequence MKTWETVLSTLLLAGALLPAATTNAASASDLKGYEPLRKHMDGIGATITWDSDDKSALVKLKNGFAGTFTAGDKEYRLAGKAGELPAEVKLVDGTMYIPSKLLQAILAENAKFINSADIITPYSVTAQVETAAVEDGEDAADDPAIWLDSANPANSKIIATNKGGGVLVYDLNGKELQNYKVGKMNNIDIRYDFQLGDKKVDLVGATNRSTNTVDIFAMDGATGKLTDIVAEPIKAKMEEVYGFSLYHSLKSDKYYALVLGKEGEFEQYELADNGKGKVSGKLVREFKLATQSEGMVADDEYGMMYIAEEDYAIYKYNAEPDSGTKPLSTVDIADGRRLQDDIEGLTLYYGADGKGYLIASSQGSDSYAIYDREGNNAYLTSFNIADGALTDGTSVTDGIDVLGFGLGEQFPYGIFIAQDDSNINNGKELNQNFKVVAWDQIAKGAKTPLLMDNKVDPRKLVDRSAK from the coding sequence ATGAAAACATGGGAAACTGTACTATCTACGCTGCTCCTTGCAGGCGCTCTACTTCCTGCCGCAACAACTAACGCAGCATCCGCCTCAGACCTAAAAGGATATGAACCTCTGCGCAAGCACATGGATGGGATCGGAGCAACTATCACTTGGGATAGTGACGATAAGTCGGCACTGGTCAAGCTGAAGAACGGATTCGCAGGCACGTTCACGGCAGGCGATAAGGAATATCGTCTAGCGGGTAAAGCAGGCGAGCTTCCAGCGGAGGTCAAATTAGTCGATGGCACGATGTACATTCCTTCCAAGCTGCTTCAAGCTATTCTGGCGGAAAATGCAAAGTTTATCAATTCCGCTGATATCATCACTCCTTATTCCGTAACCGCCCAGGTAGAGACGGCAGCCGTTGAAGATGGTGAGGATGCAGCCGATGACCCGGCCATTTGGCTCGATTCTGCGAACCCGGCGAATTCCAAAATCATTGCCACGAACAAAGGCGGAGGCGTTCTCGTCTATGATTTGAACGGCAAAGAGCTTCAAAATTATAAAGTAGGAAAAATGAATAATATTGATATACGTTATGATTTTCAGCTTGGCGATAAAAAAGTAGATCTTGTTGGCGCGACGAACCGTTCTACGAACACGGTTGATATTTTTGCCATGGACGGGGCAACCGGAAAGTTGACTGACATCGTAGCAGAGCCCATTAAAGCGAAGATGGAAGAGGTATACGGATTCAGCCTCTACCATAGCCTGAAATCGGATAAGTATTACGCTCTGGTTCTGGGTAAAGAAGGCGAATTTGAACAATATGAGCTGGCTGACAACGGGAAGGGGAAAGTTTCAGGTAAGCTCGTTCGCGAGTTTAAGCTGGCTACGCAATCAGAAGGAATGGTAGCCGATGATGAGTATGGCATGATGTATATAGCGGAAGAGGATTACGCGATATACAAATATAATGCGGAGCCTGACAGCGGCACAAAACCTCTATCCACTGTCGATATTGCAGACGGACGCCGATTACAGGATGATATTGAAGGGTTGACTCTCTATTACGGTGCCGACGGCAAAGGTTATTTAATCGCCTCCAGCCAAGGCAGTGACAGCTACGCAATATATGACCGTGAAGGCAATAACGCTTACCTTACTAGCTTCAATATCGCCGATGGCGCATTGACCGATGGCACCTCAGTAACTGATGGTATTGATGTACTCGGGTTCGGACTGGGCGAACAGTTCCCTTATGGCATTTTCATCGCACAGGATGATTCTAACATTAACAATGGCAAAGAGCTTAACCAAAACTTTAAAGTGGTAGCCTGGGATCAAATTGCTAAAGGTGCAAAGACTCCGCTTCTGATGGACAACAAAGTGGATCCTCGTAAACTTGTGGACCGCAGCGCGAAGTAA